DNA sequence from the Denticeps clupeoides unplaced genomic scaffold, fDenClu1.1, whole genome shotgun sequence genome:
AACCCTCTTGTCATTGATGGATTTGTGCTCTTTATTCGCTGCAGCTCTGTGTGGAAGGAGAGCTCCAGAGGTCTCCAGTGGAGTCTCGCCCACGTCACATCAGAGCTGGTCACCTTCAGGTCGACCTGGACTCGCCACACAGAAGACAACAAGTTCAAGTGGAAAGAGAGTGAGTTGCAGTGGTTCTCTCCCTAGCTCAGCCCgaaatgtcataaaaatgaTGTTTCTGTTGCGATTTGTTGTAGCAGAAACTGCCAAAACACTGAATTTGTCTAAATTTCTGGGGTTCAGGTCCTTCAAGAAGAACTTGAAGTCCAAATGTGGCATTGgtggtatgggtggtagtagcctagtgggtaacacacttgcctatgaaccagaagacccaggttcaaatcccgcttactatcattgtgtccctgagcaagacacttaaccctaagttgctccagggggggactgtacctgtcactactgattgtaagtcgctctggttagatgcgtctgataaatgaatgGTTCAACAAGACACACTTCAAATGTGCCCCACAAATACATTCTACTATTACTGGGCGAGGATGGGTACAGTGATGGATCTGATGTCTCACCTGTTCCATTATGAATCAATCAGTCAATCTTTATGTATATGGAGCTTTTTACACTGTACATTGTCACAATCCGCCTGATtaatagaacagtgctcaaggtGAGCAAGCCAACTAGATAGCATGTGTGCTGACTGAATAAACACAAACTACATAGGCTCACAATGATCTGTGCTTGGTTGAGTGATTGATTATTTGGTAAGGAACATAACCAAGAACATTGGGTGAGAATCAGTCATTCGCCGGTTCTCTGTTATTTGTGGAGGGCTACACACAATAAACTCCTGCTCACGTCAGCCCATGACATTGTCCCTTGTTTCACTCAGGGGCCTGTGAGCTGAGTTTCCCCGAAGGACATTCGCCCAGCTCAGATGACCCTTCAGAGGAGAAAACTCCCAGGAGCTCCTTGTAAACAACACTAAACATTGGCATAACACCAATTCTGCTGAGTATCGCAGAATAAGAGAGTGTAAATACGCTGTCGAACACACTTACCTGGAGATGCACCTCTGCAGCAGCAACCATGTCAGCCTTTTCATATATTCTATTATATACAGGATTTCAGAAATATAAAACCTGTTTATAGCGTTCAATCTCATAGCACTCCAGGAACCTGTACATATGCCAGGACAACATAAAGTAAAACACCTGCAACATTTACTTGTTTCATTTACAACATAAAATGTGCTGACTTTTAAAACATCTATGAAGATAAATGCTTGTAAGGGAAAATGATTTTGTAACTGTTTAATGTCCCTCACTACAGTTAGATTCCAATTTCTGCTCTACTGTTTTCCATTTACTGAGACCTCAAGTAaaagaacacatgcacacatatacagtaccagtcaatCGTTTGGACGCCTGAAAATGTGTACAAAataagccattttgaagaatccgatgcaaaaaacatatttattatttttgcatcataagaaagtgaagaatgtttgatgaatctgttttttcagagtcgcctctttttaccttcatggctcaaatgttcaactttttgcttaattttgttaattacatatcCTCacttgtgttatttcatagtgtgtatacacatatatatgtgcatTTACACATCTGCATATTCACTGTAGTGAGGCATCTAAAAACATGTCTTCATGGCATCTATCATACATTGAAATGGAGAAGAACAGACTTCATAAGCTACTCCTGCTTTGCACATCTGTGTATAGAAGTGTATAGGTTATTCTGCTATGGAACAGGGAACAAAAGGCATAGAATCACTTTCAGGTTTACAGGCATATATGCAATGTATCCAGGACAAAAACTCAAGTAGCAATAAGATATTAAAGCAAAATATATCAGTGGCTTAAAACATTTCTTGTTACAGGCTGTAGATGAATTTGTCAGACATGCTGGTCATGTTGCACTCACAGTACAATAAAAGTGAAGAGGCAGTCACTTATTTACCCTGTTCATTGTGATAATGTATACAAACCAAGCACAAAAAGGCTGTTTTATTGCAGTTATGAgcactataaaataaaatgttatatacaAAGCATGCTGATGTGCATTTtcaaatacatacagtacaggccaaaagtttggacacaccttctcattcaatgtgttttctttattttcatggccatttacatgattactgcaatgcacactcttggcattctctcgatgagcttcataacctgaaatggttttccaacagttttgaaggagttcccagaggtgtatagcacttgttggcccctgcagtccagctcaccctgaaccatctcgattgggttcaggtccagtgactgtggaggccaggtctccactttttgttaagtacataactctacatgtgttcattcatagttttgatgccctcagtgagaatctaccaacgtaaatggtcatgtaaataaataaaacacattgaatgagaaggtgtatccaaacttttggtttcaCATTGCACAGAATGAAGTTCTCAATGCATGTTTATTATGGATTATTTATGTTCTATAACATAATGTTCTATATCTATTCTTTTAATGTTACTTGGACTTTGAAGTTTCTCAGCCTCAATTTCCTACCTCTCATGGTGACGGCATAATTACAACCACAATCAGTTTCCTGGATCAGACACATCTGTGGCCAGTTTTATGCTTATCTGCTGGAAAGATCAAGCAAACCTATTTTGTACTGTGCTTCACATTCATTGCAACTCTACATGCATGCGGGGGAAACACTATTCTGATTAGCTTAAGTGTTTTCTTCCATGTCTTTCACGTCTCAGCTTTGCATATTGTGTTGAAGCGATATTTAGTGAGGTTTGCATAGTATCAAGTTAGCAGGAGCATGCCCTGTCTTGAAATACCATGGCATACCTCAAGAGGCAATAGTCAGTGTCGAGTTCTGCCTCAAACTTACCAGAGAGGAGAAAAAGTAACGTTATTTGCGATCACAGCAGCCTGATACACCATATTTTTCTTGTCAAGTTGCATCTTTAATAGAAAAACCAGTGCTTTCCTGGTTTCTTTTGCAGAGCTGGACAGTTGTATTGTGACTGGTGACCTAATGCCCCCTGCCTGACAGAGTTTGTACTCTTCATGATGCTTTAAAAACTGTGGTGTAGTTTTTCATCTTAAGCCTGAAGTTGTCATCTATTCTCGCAGACATTTGTCCTGTGTGTCTACAGTTGTTATGCCtaaaactcacacacatgcacctacACTACGCACTCACACTGACTGATTGGATGCATTAAATACTAGGTAGGGGGCCGCTTTAGggtacaaaaatatttttactgcTCATTTTCACTCCGTAACTTCAACTCGGGACTGTTCTTTGACTGAGTGAAGCTCCTCAGTCCGAAATAAACAGGCACTACCGcagtttatgtttttaaaatatttatgtccGGCATGCATTATGACCACTGCTCATTGTGCATTGAATTATTTATACGCCGGGCTTCTATTTTAAGGGTGTTGCTGTTTGACACTGTACAGGGCCAGGGCTAGTAACTCCAACGTAAATCCACATGGTACAATGGATCTTATGTAAGACATCTTTCTACTGTAGAGAAATATAAAGAATAATGCTAATAATTTACATATGTCTGAGCTGTATGTACACACTTTATGTGCACCTTGTCTGGGATTTTTTGGTTTCCTTCTgtgcttgtatttatttttttatttatttttggttctACCCCCGTTAGCACTCAGTCTTTCATCTTCCTCAATACGCAGTGCAGTTAGGAAACTTGACCCATTTTTCCAGGAAGGCAGCCTCTCGAGCCAACAGAATTAACCAAGCACTGAAAATAATCAGACAAGTTTATTGGATGttgttaaaattgtaaaaaaaaaaggatgttttTTGAACATTCATCAAAACAAACATGTACTGTGTCCATTTttccacatatatatattcttcaTGTTTTTCATGTGCCCTCATGCTCAGATCACTGCATCTCTGCATCTCTTTATGCTGAGTGCATGAGAGGAAACGTAACCTCTAGCCGTAAgtgttaatattaaaatgtcaatgATGGCCCTTTCCAGGAAAACTAATTCTTTAAAACAGGTCAAAACTCTTGCATACTGTGCAACATGTTTCCTTAGATGTGTGTACAGAGTAGGAGCTTACAATTTCCTTCATTTACTGTACTGTTCATTTCTGTTGCAATACTCTACGAAGCATATTACAATACATTATGTATGGGACATAATCCATTATAAATGTGcttataatgcattatgaaggggttattaaaaacaaatgtcaaataaacattttcatctCTGAAATTGAATGAACAAAtgagcagaaaagaaaaacaaatgctaATTTGACAATATTAGATATATTAAAATTCGAAAGTAAATGACAGGTtcacaatatatacatttttttttcgttctttgAATTTTTTACAGCGCAatacacatgaaactaaattaAACACTTATAAATAAAGCAATGACAAAAAAGCTCTGGAGGTCAGAATTGAGTCAGAGCAAAGGTGAATGAAAGCCTTTTCAATCCATTCTCCAATTGTGGTATGGCAAAAGCCGGAGTCTTCCAATTTAAATATCCCATCACATCAGTGGTTCATCTGTGAGCAGACAGGCGTTACTTCTGTGCATCTTCACTTCCTTGCCTCGTCTTTTCATCTGCCGATGGGTTGGCGTTACCTGCTGCTGGTGGGGGGAAGAAATGCAGCAGATTGGAGTAATGAGATAGAGAGGAGTGAAGGAAGTGATGAATAAAAGATTCTGCTTGCTTTCTGCTTTTCACCCATCACAGGCGCAGGATGGAAACTGGGACATGTGAAAATGATGTAGTGCACGTCTGAATCAAATGTTGAAGAGATCTGGGTCAGCACGTTGTTATTCCTCAGGAATTTCACCCcatcatttttgtttgttttctttctttcttttttttttgcatcaagtCTCAACAtaacatgaaaattattttacatgaaaagtaattatataaaaaaaataacttagtTTCAGAATGTCACCCGTTTGTTTAATTCTTGCTTCAGTTTATTAAAAGATTTTGCCATTTTACACAAAACCTGCAATTTTGTCATCATCAGTAGCAGTTTATACTTTTCCAGTCTGGTccaaattttagttttttttttttcagatgaattaaaatgaatttttattagGTCAGAACCCACCAATATTGCTTTGAAAATATACCATTGCCTAGAAGCTTTAGATTACTCTTTTTGTGATCACTCATCATTCAGCAGTCATGTGATTTTGCAGTCATAAactaaaaaatctaaaatgatGAGATTTAAAGAAATGCATCTGAGCAACATTATTGTTAAATTAAAGGATTAAATTACACAATTCACTCAACTATGCCATGTTCCCAAATGCTGCCAATTACAAACCAACCAAACACTTTCATGTGAAATCATGAGCCGGGTTAACAGGCGCTGTGATGGGGAGTGGTGTGAATGCTCAGGTGATTTACCTGcttgtgtcttttgtgtggaCGTTGCTGTGGTGACAGTGGGCGAGCCCTCGTCTTTCTCTGTTGATTGTGGAAGATCAATTCCTCCGGATGCTTCTAATAGACTCTCCCGGGAAAACTCTGCATAGTGGAGATAAGACATTGGAACGGGCTTCAGGTTTACTGGTGAACAGCAATGCCTGTTCACATTACACCAAATTCATATTGCatgcagaatacatttttaaatacatatctAAATACACAAAATTTGGTAAACCACACAATGTTGAAAATGCAATTCTTATTTAACTTGCTGTAATTGTCACCTTATTTCACTGGATGCTTTAAACAACATTGAAATGTCAACGTTTTAATTAAGCCCCAATgattttttgaaaaatgaattaatccacaaaaataatcacattttttgaTAAAATACATGGAATGTTCTTTTCTGAACGTTCAAAATGATCAGTCCTCATATCATCCAGGTCACACACTATTTATGATAATAAAGTGAGAGTGTAGTGTCTGTAGGTTCTTTCTTGTTAAATTCACGTTCTTGTTCTGAATATTCTGCTCCCAGGAAGTAAAAATTTTCAGCACTGGACCAATGGCTCTTCTCCAAACCTTGTAACATCTATTTACAACTACAATTATTTGACCTCTTGCATCAGTATAGGCTCCATTCAAAAACGTAACTTGGGAGCTTGTAAGAAATTATTCTTCAAATGACCCATCACAATCTTCTAGGTTGAGTAATGATTAAAATCCAAGTAGGAACTCAGGAGTTACAGGTCCTAAAAGCTCTAAAATCACTCTATGAATCCCTTCTGTTAGACCAACTCTTCTAGACAGTTCTCTCTTTTCCCTCATCATTTGGTGCTCTCTATCCTCCAGAAAGAAGAATGCTTGGTTGTATTAACTCAGTCTAATCTATAAAGTTCTTAATCCAAGAGACAAAAAGTAAACTGGTTCAAGAGTTTTATGAACAGAGAATTCCTTCCCCTTTACTTTCAGACGTTTCAGTAGCATTGGATCAACTCCTCACCTTCCATTTGGCTGCACAGTTTCTCAAAGGCCTCAGCTGTGACCTTGTGCTCGGTGCTCCAGCCCTCCTCGTCCACTGGAAGGTCCTCCCCGGTGGGCATGGAGTCTGGACTGGGCCTGTCCGACAAGCAGCTCTCTGAGGAACACTCGTCtgccccctgctgctgctgccggtaGAGATGGTGCTCCACCAGAAACTGCAGCTCTGCGGTGTCAATGGAATGCTAACTCAGCATGCTTAGTATTCACTGAGAGGCGCTTTGCCTGGCCGAGCTCCCGGGAACATGATGCTTGATAGAGAAgatttaataatgataaaaataatgGCTGGCTGgaagcatatatatatacagtgctcagaataaatgaatacacCCCCTTTAAAAAGTACGAATTTAATCAGTAGCTCAATGTACAAAAGAACAATTTCCAGAAATTTCACAAGGTTGGGTTTTATTGTCACTTGTTTAACTCCACAACATGAAATTAAGGTTAATAATATACTTTAGATCACAAAAtcagttttaataaaattggTTGAAGCAAAAATGAATACACTCTGCAACAAAAACTATTTTGTAGGACCGTGATTTTCCTAGGCATGGAATGAACAAGTTGGCGACATATTGCAACTATCTATCTTTTTCCATTCTTCAAGAATAACCTCTTTTAGAGCCTGGATGCTGGATGGAGACTGATGCCATCGATGAAATGCAGCTccccaacaccagcagcactcatgcagccccacatgaggacaccaccaccaccatgcattTCTCTTTACTGATATGTAAAGCTTTGCTGATCTTCTTGTAGCCCCCACCTTTATTGTGTAGAGAAATGATTTCCTTTCTCAGATTTTGTGCATTTCTCTTCCATGAGGAGCCATTGCTGACAGCATGAAATGGGAAGGGCTTTTCTTTGTTAAGTGTAGTCACCTTTCTGCTCGACACCACTTAAACGAATCATCAGactcacctctgtgtgtgtgtacttccaGGCAgccattattttatatatatatttcaacgTTCGCGCATACAAAAAGTATATGTAAATGATattatctagaattaattaaaatattattttccttGAATCAGAATGCGTGACTGTGAGATTTCGGCCATTGATTTGTAAGTCAGAAATTAATCTATAGATTAGTCTCAAACTGATTCTGTATCTAACAGCATAATATTAGATTGTCTGGTAGAGAGAGACCAATTGCAAAATGAAGCCAAGCGACGAGGCTTCTCACTGCCTTTCACAGGGCTTCTGTTATCTCGATCATAACAGTTACTATATCACTTGATAGTAAGTGACTCACTTCAATCATCTGGGCACTTGTGCTGTATTATGCACCCCGTCACTAAGAGaaatacatttcagtttttgttgCGCTCTGGAGCAAGTAGGCGGTGCGGTCCTTAAAAACAACGCAGTGCGATCAGTCTTTACACTCCTGACCCTGATATCATGAATGGAAGGCAGGAAAATATGGTGGgataaaaaaataccaaaatacTATACGCAACCTAAAACCGTCAGGAAATCCGGATATGCAAAAAAGGAACTGGTGCGGCCAGAGTGGGACACGGGAGGGTGGAGAACATGGGTTCGAGGGGGAACTGCCGGGCCATGGTTGGCCTAGCGTgtgaggaaacggacccgtaatcggaaggttgccaaggtgccactgaggtgccactgagcaaagcaccctccccacacattgctcacTGGGctcctgtcgtggctgcccactgctcacgttgtgtgtcaccgtgcgctgttctgcagtgtttcacaatgacaatcacttccctttcactttcaaatgccaAGTCAAAACCGAACCCAGGACCTGAGCATCGCCGCATCCTCACCTTTCATTGTGGGGTTTCCTCGCGCCCCCTTCCGCCTCTGCCGGGGAGAGTTGAGCAGGGCTTGCTGTTGAAGCAAATAAGAGAAAAACGACGAGTCAGCATGTCACCCTGCCCCCATGATTGACACACATGCAGTGTGAGTGTCTGTCTAGACACAGGCACACAACACTATGCCTGGTGCTTTTGTTtccttttcagaaaaaaactagGATCCTTTAACAGGTTCAGACACTCACTACAAGCCCTTGGTTCAATCTAGTTTGTGTATTTAAAAACTGGATAATAAAGGAGATCATGAGACCTGAgatcattcaaaatgtattgGTATCTGTTTGGTTACATCTTAACAGTGCAAAATagaacagtacaaaaaaaaaaacactgaacactgaagGCTGCCATGACGGGAACCGCCTCTTCCCTCCAAAGAAACAGGACAATTGTGTCCAAAGAGGCGCACAGCCAGCAATGGTTGACAAAGTCACAGCTGGGGTTCCAGCCCCCATTTGCATTGGGAAAGAAGTTCACCAGATATGGCTGCTTTACCCCAGCAGCCAAACCCAGCTGCTCCTCACACGTCTCCAGTCCCGGTACTGTAGGTTCCAGACCAATTCATCACAACGGCTACTGGAATATGTGAGAACAgattgtgtgctgttttttttacccataTATTGCTTACCCATATATATACTT
Encoded proteins:
- the LOC114772877 gene encoding protein phosphatase 1 regulatory subunit 1A-like isoform X2 yields the protein MDTGSPRKIQFTVPLLDTHLDPEAAEQIRRRRPTPATLVASSDQSSPEIDEDRLPNQLYKQALLNSPRQRRKGARGNPTMKELQFLVEHHLYRQQQQGADECSSESCLSDRPSPDSMPTGEDLPVDEEGWSTEHKVTAEAFEKLCSQMEEFSRESLLEASGGIDLPQSTEKDEGSPTVTTATSTQKTQAAGNANPSADEKTRQGSEDAQK
- the LOC114772877 gene encoding protein phosphatase 1 regulatory subunit 1A-like isoform X1, which gives rise to MDTGSPRKIQFTVPLLDTHLDPEAAEQIRRRRPTPATLVASSDQSSPEIDEDRLPNQLYKQALLNSPRQRRKGARGNPTMKELQFLVEHHLYRQQQQGADECSSESCLSDRPSPDSMPTGEDLPVDEEGWSTEHKVTAEAFEKLCSQMEEFSRESLLEASGGIDLPQSTEKDEGSPTVTTATSTQKTQAAAGNANPSADEKTRQGSEDAQK